Proteins from a genomic interval of Desulfofustis limnaeus:
- a CDS encoding LysM peptidoglycan-binding domain-containing protein, producing MTVSATVFPIGGRFRWGLLFFLITVLPLKAEAAADPKLFPEYRSIVANIAFWEKIYSTYSVNTAIIHDRENLGRVYGVIALVDRRLPGAAKQNELLIEKQKNHYAGLLRRLAHGSPHSDEEKRVARLFSSRSSPQTYLRAADNIRAQTGLKEQFLEGVIRSGAYLPAFKKTFTSHGLPEDLAYLPHVESSFNPSAFSKFGASGMWQFTTDTGRDYLQIDYIIDERRDPFIAADAAARFLKNNYRQLGTWPLALTAYNYGTAGMKRAKVEQGGYEQIFLNYRKGWFKFAARNFYPSFLAAVKAAKKIEGSGQYKLDAPVPFSTLRLPGYADSSALCRSLAISCETLARYNPALREPVWQGQKYLPPGYLLKLPAKFGSSQKQAQLGPSLFHREQRPSLFYQVRPGDTAGSIAQAHQVSLQSLVAANNLDKQAMVRIGQNLRIPVTAGKRQQPEAGTTRAGPPILSQQKKSPPAKIDGAPSMPDLAVSGNLKVSGITKKGELSSGQIEVQPDETIGLIASWLRSTPRSIRLANLIGEEMEIMPGQIISVDFVTIDAETFETVRFDFHQEKQQDFFSAYKVIDVTSYIVKPGDTLWDLCANTFEIPLWLLKKYNDSLSFTKLDVAASLLVPVVKEL from the coding sequence ATGACCGTATCAGCTACTGTTTTCCCCATCGGCGGCCGGTTCCGGTGGGGCCTGCTGTTTTTTCTGATCACCGTGCTGCCCCTGAAAGCCGAAGCGGCGGCCGACCCCAAGCTGTTTCCGGAATACCGGTCAATCGTTGCCAATATCGCCTTCTGGGAAAAAATATACTCCACCTATTCAGTAAATACCGCAATAATCCACGACCGGGAAAACCTGGGCCGGGTCTACGGGGTCATCGCTTTGGTTGATCGCAGACTGCCTGGAGCCGCAAAACAAAACGAGCTGTTGATCGAGAAACAGAAAAATCATTACGCCGGGCTATTGCGCCGGCTGGCGCACGGAAGTCCGCACAGCGACGAGGAAAAACGGGTGGCGCGGCTCTTTTCCAGTCGCAGTTCGCCACAGACCTATCTCCGAGCCGCAGACAACATCCGCGCCCAGACCGGCCTCAAGGAACAATTTCTCGAGGGTGTCATCCGCTCCGGAGCCTATCTGCCCGCCTTCAAGAAGACCTTCACATCTCACGGCCTGCCGGAGGATCTCGCCTATCTCCCCCATGTGGAATCATCGTTCAACCCTTCGGCCTTCAGCAAGTTCGGAGCCTCGGGGATGTGGCAGTTCACCACCGATACCGGCAGGGATTATCTGCAGATAGACTATATCATCGACGAACGGCGCGACCCGTTCATCGCCGCCGACGCCGCCGCTCGTTTTCTGAAAAACAACTATCGTCAGCTCGGCACCTGGCCACTGGCCCTCACCGCGTATAATTACGGGACCGCCGGCATGAAGCGAGCGAAGGTCGAGCAGGGCGGCTACGAACAGATTTTTCTGAACTATCGCAAGGGGTGGTTCAAATTTGCGGCCCGTAATTTCTATCCATCCTTTCTCGCCGCCGTCAAGGCGGCAAAAAAAATTGAAGGGTCTGGCCAATACAAGCTGGATGCCCCGGTACCTTTTTCCACTCTGCGTCTCCCCGGCTATGCCGACAGCAGCGCTCTCTGTCGTTCGCTGGCAATCAGCTGTGAGACGCTGGCCAGATACAACCCGGCACTGCGGGAACCGGTCTGGCAAGGACAAAAATACCTCCCCCCGGGTTACCTTCTCAAGCTGCCGGCCAAATTCGGATCCAGTCAAAAGCAGGCGCAGCTGGGGCCGAGCCTCTTCCACCGGGAACAGCGCCCCAGCCTGTTCTACCAGGTCCGTCCGGGCGATACTGCCGGCAGTATCGCCCAGGCCCACCAGGTATCCTTGCAAAGCCTGGTTGCGGCCAACAACCTCGATAAGCAGGCCATGGTCAGGATCGGCCAGAACTTGCGTATCCCGGTAACAGCCGGTAAGCGACAGCAACCCGAAGCCGGCACGACACGAGCAGGCCCCCCCATACTCTCCCAACAGAAAAAAAGCCCCCCAGCCAAGATCGACGGTGCCCCGTCAATGCCCGACCTGGCAGTAAGCGGCAATCTGAAGGTATCAGGGATCACAAAAAAAGGTGAGTTGTCCTCCGGACAGATCGAGGTGCAACCCGATGAAACCATTGGCCTGATCGCTTCCTGGCTACGCTCAACCCCGCGATCGATCCGACTGGCCAACCTTATCGGCGAAGAAATGGAAATCATGCCGGGACAAATCATTTCCGTCGATTTTGTCACTATCGACGCGGAGACCTTCGAGACAGTCCGGTTCGACTTCCACCAGGAGAAACAGCAGGATTTTTTCAGTGCCTACAAGGTCATCGACGTCACCTCCTATATCGTCAAACCGGGCGATACGCTTTGGGATCTGTGCGCCAACACCTTTGAAATACCCCTCTGGCTGCTGAAAAAATACAACGACTCCCTCTCCTTCACCAAGCTCGATGTGGCGGCCTCTTTGCTCGTTCCAGTCGTCAAAGAGCTATAA
- a CDS encoding NUDIX hydrolase produces MYTPIVASLGYVMSSNKRETLLVHRNRRADDAHYGKYNGLGGKMEANESIYQCLCRELLEEAGITCEQAILRGTINWTGFGPHGEDWFGFIYRVERFSGIPYATNDEGELIWYPVDKVLQLPLWEGDRYFLPMVFDDHPLPFHGYMPYRGDKPVSWTYHRA; encoded by the coding sequence GTGTATACCCCGATTGTGGCCTCCCTCGGTTACGTTATGTCGTCGAACAAACGAGAAACCTTGTTGGTGCATCGCAATCGGCGTGCCGATGACGCGCATTACGGCAAATATAACGGCCTCGGCGGCAAGATGGAGGCGAATGAGTCTATCTATCAATGCCTCTGTCGTGAGTTGCTTGAAGAGGCCGGCATTACCTGTGAGCAGGCGATATTGCGGGGGACCATCAACTGGACCGGTTTTGGCCCCCATGGTGAGGACTGGTTCGGTTTCATCTATCGGGTGGAGCGCTTCAGCGGTATCCCTTATGCGACAAATGACGAAGGTGAATTGATCTGGTATCCGGTCGATAAGGTGTTGCAGTTGCCGTTGTGGGAAGGGGACAGGTATTTTCTGCCGATGGTTTTTGACGACCATCCCCTCCCTTTTCATGGGTACATGCCGTATCGAGGTGACAAACCAGTTAGTTGGACCTATCATCGTGCGTAA
- a CDS encoding cell division protein ZapA yields the protein MPETERLVRFHLLGQDFAFYTGSSEEEMDAILALVRKQIEDNGGRPGGTIPVSKVAVMACLNIASRYLRLKNDHESYRKETEERIRTLSARLNATLSGERDGP from the coding sequence ATGCCCGAGACGGAAAGATTAGTCAGGTTCCATCTGCTTGGGCAGGATTTTGCTTTTTACACCGGCTCCTCGGAAGAGGAAATGGACGCCATTCTGGCCCTGGTTCGGAAACAGATCGAGGATAACGGCGGCCGGCCCGGTGGTACGATCCCAGTGAGCAAAGTCGCCGTCATGGCCTGCCTCAATATCGCCTCCCGGTATCTACGCTTGAAAAACGATCATGAGTCGTACCGGAAAGAGACCGAGGAACGGATTAGGACACTCAGCGCGCGATTGAATGCGACCTTGTCGGGAGAAAGAGATGGGCCATGA
- the rny gene encoding ribonuclease Y — translation MDALNHPSVFVFVGLLLGASLGFYLRKRFVEGHARNIKEQARQLIENAIVEAEQLKKEAQLQSKEEAYQVKQAAEEELKADRREIKEERQQLSKKRELLKKEWDSCDRKREELTFAEEALGARERECEAKEKEAAALLEKQRYELARIAEISKEEAKKQLMDSLESQARMDAAKRLARIENEMKMEADRKAKNIIALSIARYAGDYVADRTVSMVPLPSDEMKGRIIGREGRNIRAIEAATGIDIIIDDTPEAVILSGFNPVRREVARLALHQLINDGRIHPGRIEEVVAKVTKELDTDMREAGEQATFDVGAHGVHVELIKILGRLKYRTSYGQNVLQHSLEVAFLCGIMAAELGLDVKLAKRAGLLHDIGKAVDHEVEGSHAIIGRDLAKKYGEQEEIAYAIGAHHEDIPPQSVLDILVQSADALSGARPGARKEMLQSYVKRLEDLEGIANSFKGVEKSYAIQAGRELRIMVDSGHINDSEAVLLSQDIAKSIEQKLTYPGQIRVTVIRETRAVEYAR, via the coding sequence ATGGACGCATTGAACCACCCTTCCGTATTTGTCTTTGTCGGTTTGCTTTTAGGCGCCTCGCTCGGGTTTTATCTGCGTAAGCGTTTCGTCGAAGGACATGCCAGAAACATCAAGGAGCAGGCCCGCCAACTCATTGAAAACGCCATTGTCGAGGCCGAGCAGCTGAAAAAGGAGGCCCAGCTGCAGAGCAAGGAAGAAGCCTACCAGGTCAAACAGGCCGCCGAAGAGGAGTTGAAAGCCGATCGGCGGGAGATCAAGGAGGAACGCCAACAACTTTCAAAAAAACGGGAGTTACTGAAGAAAGAATGGGATAGTTGCGATCGGAAACGAGAGGAGCTGACGTTTGCTGAAGAGGCTCTGGGCGCACGAGAGCGGGAGTGCGAAGCAAAGGAAAAAGAAGCAGCGGCCCTGCTGGAAAAACAGCGCTATGAGTTGGCGCGGATCGCCGAAATCAGTAAGGAAGAGGCGAAAAAGCAACTGATGGACTCGCTGGAGAGTCAGGCCCGGATGGATGCAGCTAAACGATTGGCCCGAATCGAGAACGAAATGAAAATGGAAGCCGATCGTAAGGCCAAGAACATCATCGCCCTTTCAATAGCCAGGTATGCCGGTGACTACGTGGCGGACCGGACGGTATCCATGGTGCCGTTGCCATCGGATGAGATGAAGGGGCGGATTATCGGGCGTGAAGGGCGCAACATCAGAGCTATCGAGGCGGCGACCGGCATCGACATCATTATCGATGACACTCCCGAAGCGGTGATCTTGTCGGGCTTTAACCCGGTGCGTCGGGAAGTGGCTCGATTGGCGTTGCATCAGCTGATCAACGACGGTCGGATCCATCCCGGGCGAATCGAGGAAGTGGTGGCCAAAGTGACCAAGGAACTTGATACCGACATGCGCGAGGCGGGAGAACAGGCGACCTTCGATGTGGGGGCGCATGGTGTGCACGTGGAGTTAATCAAGATCCTCGGCCGGTTGAAATATCGAACCAGTTACGGCCAGAATGTCCTGCAGCATTCACTGGAAGTGGCTTTTCTGTGCGGTATCATGGCGGCGGAGTTGGGTCTTGATGTGAAGCTTGCCAAAAGGGCCGGGCTGCTTCACGATATCGGCAAGGCGGTGGACCACGAAGTGGAAGGGTCGCATGCCATCATTGGGCGAGATCTGGCCAAAAAATACGGTGAACAAGAAGAGATTGCCTATGCCATTGGCGCGCATCATGAGGATATTCCGCCCCAGAGTGTTCTCGATATTCTGGTGCAGTCGGCTGATGCCCTTTCCGGTGCCCGGCCCGGCGCCCGTAAGGAGATGCTGCAGAGTTACGTGAAACGGCTCGAGGATCTCGAGGGCATCGCCAACTCGTTCAAAGGCGTGGAAAAGTCTTACGCCATTCAGGCCGGTCGCGAGTTGCGCATCATGGTCGATTCCGGTCATATCAACGACAGCGAAGCAGTATTGCTCAGCCAGGATATCGCTAAGTCGATTGAACAGAAGCTGACCTATCCGGGTCAGATCAGGGTGACGGTCATTCGCGAGACGAGGGCCGTCGAATATGCACGGTAA
- the tyrS gene encoding tyrosine--tRNA ligase: protein MDELGKQLALIERGVVDFISREELTEKLKRSIETGIPLKVKAGFDPTAPDLHLGHTVLIQKLKHFQELGHDVYFLIGDFTGLIGDPTGKSETRKPLTREDIARNAETYKEQVFKILDERRTKIVFNSEWLGKIDSFDMIRLASELTVARMLERDDFKKRFESGRPISIHEFLYPLIQGYDSVAMQADVELGGTDQLFNLLMGRDLQRNRGQEPQVVITLPLLEGLDGVNKMSKSLGNYIGISEDANSIYGKTMSVSDDLMFRYYELLSDISTEELKALQQGVSAGSLHPKEVKQQLARELTARFHSPAAALQAEQNFANVFSKNETPDDLPEYTVSTAEAVWLPKLLADAGLVASTSEGRRMIDQKAVSIDGEKIADSSYTVEPNGAFVIKVGKRRFCRVVFT, encoded by the coding sequence ATGGATGAATTGGGAAAGCAGTTAGCGTTGATCGAACGAGGCGTTGTTGATTTCATTTCCCGCGAAGAGTTGACGGAGAAGTTGAAAAGGTCGATCGAAACAGGCATTCCGTTGAAGGTGAAAGCCGGTTTTGACCCAACCGCGCCCGATCTCCATCTCGGCCACACCGTCCTTATTCAGAAGCTCAAGCATTTCCAGGAACTCGGTCACGACGTCTATTTTTTGATCGGCGATTTCACCGGCTTGATTGGTGATCCGACCGGTAAATCGGAAACGAGGAAACCGCTTACCCGTGAGGATATCGCTCGAAACGCCGAAACCTATAAGGAGCAGGTATTTAAAATCCTTGACGAACGGCGGACAAAGATCGTTTTCAACAGCGAGTGGCTCGGCAAGATCGACTCTTTCGACATGATCCGTTTGGCTTCGGAATTGACGGTGGCGCGAATGCTGGAGCGGGATGACTTCAAGAAACGTTTCGAATCCGGCCGCCCCATATCTATCCACGAATTTCTCTACCCCCTCATTCAGGGCTACGATTCGGTGGCGATGCAGGCGGATGTGGAACTGGGCGGTACCGATCAATTGTTCAACCTGCTCATGGGACGGGATCTGCAGCGCAACCGGGGCCAAGAGCCCCAGGTGGTAATCACTCTGCCGTTGCTGGAAGGTCTGGACGGGGTCAACAAGATGAGCAAATCCCTGGGCAACTACATCGGAATCAGCGAGGATGCCAACAGTATCTATGGCAAGACCATGTCCGTCTCCGACGATTTGATGTTTCGCTACTACGAATTGCTCAGCGATATCTCAACGGAGGAGTTGAAGGCGCTGCAACAGGGAGTCTCCGCCGGCAGTCTCCATCCCAAAGAGGTGAAGCAGCAATTGGCGCGGGAGCTGACGGCACGGTTTCACTCCCCGGCGGCGGCCCTGCAAGCGGAACAGAATTTCGCCAACGTGTTCAGCAAAAATGAAACACCCGATGATCTGCCGGAGTATACCGTCTCCACCGCCGAGGCGGTGTGGTTGCCCAAGCTGTTGGCCGATGCCGGACTGGTTGCTTCCACCTCGGAAGGTCGGCGGATGATCGATCAGAAAGCGGTCAGTATAGACGGGGAAAAGATTGCGGACAGTTCCTATACCGTTGAGCCGAACGGAGCGTTCGTCATCAAGGTGGGGAAGAGAAGATTCTGTAGGGTCGTCTTCACCTGA
- a CDS encoding Fur family transcriptional regulator encodes MAIDEQSPKMRLTAQRQIILEELGKVTSHPTANEVYDMVRKRLPRIGLGTVYRNLELMAESGMILKLEVGGTQKRFDATTNLHYHVRCGICGRVDDIELPVQNKLDRVAAKACDYQILGHHIEFSGICPECSDTDIKHEETIN; translated from the coding sequence ATGGCTATTGACGAACAATCACCCAAAATGAGGCTGACCGCCCAGCGGCAAATCATTCTTGAAGAACTCGGGAAAGTGACATCTCACCCGACGGCCAACGAGGTGTACGATATGGTGCGCAAACGGCTCCCCCGTATCGGCTTGGGAACGGTTTACCGTAACCTCGAATTAATGGCTGAAAGCGGCATGATTCTGAAATTGGAGGTGGGAGGCACCCAGAAACGGTTTGATGCCACCACCAATCTCCACTATCACGTGCGCTGCGGGATCTGTGGCCGCGTCGACGACATCGAGCTACCAGTGCAAAACAAGCTCGATCGGGTGGCGGCCAAGGCCTGCGATTATCAGATCCTCGGGCATCATATCGAATTCTCCGGTATCTGCCCGGAATGCAGCGATACAGACATCAAGCACGAAGAGACCATCAACTGA
- a CDS encoding radical SAM protein, with product MKHPGAIPSLVFADEQGRINDFPGLTMAGMSNGRYIRPDREELIELPEGSELFTLPGRLPVGTDPRSGEPLLLEEDPYRAGKAVQAVAAFMAPAHTALYTAAYRTTPDAPRLPLFAYSAVGWHHGRFWVTGFRSDPDHRQDARTFHQERVDRQTKKVLHRHRHNRLIQHLGHCCLTYQCPAARNYFLKRWEAPLPTSPVCNARCLGCISLQESGCCPSTQDRITFVPHLQEVLEVAVPHLGQAPSPIVSFGQGCEGEPLLQATLLESSIQAMRRQTQRGTINCNSNASLPDEVARLARAGLDSLRVSLNSSQEAYYSRYYRPRGYQLADVRQSIAAMKDHGRFVSLNYFVLPGFTDTPEELDALTDLVATTGVDFIQLRNLNLDPEYYFSALQVPPTPALGMRSWFALLKKRLPRLRFGYFNPNIQLSG from the coding sequence GTGAAGCATCCCGGCGCGATACCCTCCTTGGTCTTCGCCGACGAGCAGGGTCGCATCAACGATTTTCCCGGGCTCACCATGGCCGGCATGAGTAACGGCCGCTATATTAGACCCGATCGAGAAGAACTCATCGAGCTGCCGGAAGGCAGTGAACTTTTCACCCTGCCGGGACGCCTGCCGGTGGGTACCGATCCGCGCAGCGGCGAACCGCTGCTCCTGGAAGAAGACCCGTACCGGGCTGGTAAAGCGGTGCAAGCAGTGGCCGCCTTCATGGCCCCCGCTCACACAGCGCTCTACACTGCCGCCTACCGAACGACGCCGGATGCTCCACGCCTGCCGCTGTTCGCCTATAGCGCCGTCGGTTGGCACCATGGGCGCTTTTGGGTAACCGGCTTTCGCAGCGATCCAGATCATCGTCAGGATGCCCGCACGTTTCACCAGGAGCGAGTCGACCGGCAAACCAAGAAAGTTCTGCACCGTCATCGGCACAACCGCTTGATTCAGCATCTCGGCCACTGCTGCTTAACCTATCAATGTCCGGCTGCCCGCAACTATTTCCTCAAACGCTGGGAGGCGCCCCTCCCTACTTCCCCGGTGTGCAATGCCCGTTGCCTCGGCTGCATATCGTTGCAGGAATCGGGGTGCTGCCCCTCCACGCAGGACCGGATCACTTTCGTCCCACACCTGCAAGAAGTCCTTGAAGTGGCAGTTCCCCATCTGGGCCAGGCTCCTTCGCCCATCGTCAGTTTTGGCCAGGGGTGCGAGGGCGAGCCGTTACTCCAGGCAACCTTGCTCGAGAGCTCAATTCAAGCGATGCGCCGACAGACCCAACGCGGCACCATCAACTGCAATTCCAACGCCAGTTTGCCGGACGAGGTCGCCCGCCTTGCCCGGGCCGGTCTCGACAGTCTGCGGGTATCGCTCAACTCGTCTCAGGAAGCATACTATTCCCGCTACTACCGACCTCGCGGTTATCAACTGGCAGATGTCCGCCAATCCATCGCGGCCATGAAGGACCACGGCAGATTCGTCTCCCTCAATTACTTCGTCCTGCCCGGGTTCACCGATACTCCGGAGGAACTCGACGCTCTGACCGATCTGGTGGCAACAACCGGCGTCGACTTCATTCAGCTACGCAACCTCAATCTGGATCCGGAATACTATTTCTCCGCCCTGCAGGTCCCCCCCACCCCTGCCCTGGGGATGCGCAGTTGGTTTGCTCTGTTGAAAAAACGGCTGCCGCGACTCCGTTTTGGCTATTTCAATCCAAATATTCAACTATCGGGTTGA
- a CDS encoding OmpA family protein gives MLSGIRALLPALMILSLVLFSGCADSDTDEAMKPAADTGAMGKEESLESKGVGISEGRTSEGMLPVYFDFDSSDIRQDQVSRVQVNADFLKGNEVKVRIEGNCDPRGTNEYNMALGERRALSAKKYLVNLGVAEDRLSTISYGEERLLVHGQDELSYAQNRRDDFVIAE, from the coding sequence ATGTTGAGCGGAATTCGGGCTTTGTTGCCTGCGTTGATGATTTTGAGTCTTGTCCTGTTTTCGGGATGTGCCGACAGTGACACTGACGAGGCCATGAAGCCGGCAGCCGATACCGGGGCCATGGGCAAAGAGGAGTCTTTGGAATCAAAAGGTGTCGGTATTTCGGAAGGACGCACGTCGGAAGGAATGTTGCCCGTCTATTTCGACTTCGATTCATCCGACATTCGTCAGGATCAGGTTTCCCGGGTCCAGGTCAATGCTGACTTTCTCAAGGGAAATGAAGTGAAGGTTCGTATCGAAGGCAACTGCGATCCCCGCGGCACCAACGAGTACAACATGGCTCTTGGCGAACGTCGGGCATTGAGTGCCAAGAAATATCTGGTCAATCTCGGTGTTGCCGAAGATCGTCTGTCGACCATCAGCTATGGTGAGGAGCGATTGCTGGTACATGGCCAGGACGAGCTCTCCTACGCGCAGAATCGTCGCGACGATTTCGTTATCGCTGAATAA
- a CDS encoding OmpH family outer membrane protein: MVRRLVSSAGAVLCALLLVCAVDARAQELKLGVMNVQRVLVECAAGKDAKQRFDQKMKELQASLQTEEQSLEAMQKDIEVKSSAWSEETKQEKMREFQRKRREAQEKAEDARFELKTMQDKELAPILNTLEQVVAAYGETHGYALILDSRNGVVFMTKSIDITEKIVTELDAAMAKQ; the protein is encoded by the coding sequence ATGGTACGTCGATTGGTAAGTTCCGCCGGTGCTGTACTCTGTGCGCTGCTCCTGGTCTGTGCGGTCGATGCTCGGGCGCAGGAATTGAAACTGGGGGTTATGAATGTCCAGCGAGTTCTTGTCGAGTGTGCTGCCGGCAAAGATGCGAAGCAGCGTTTTGACCAGAAAATGAAAGAGTTACAGGCCTCTTTGCAGACTGAGGAACAGAGTTTGGAGGCGATGCAGAAGGACATAGAGGTAAAGAGCTCCGCCTGGAGCGAGGAGACAAAGCAGGAAAAGATGCGGGAATTTCAACGAAAACGCCGGGAGGCCCAGGAAAAGGCCGAAGATGCGCGTTTCGAGTTGAAAACCATGCAGGATAAAGAGCTGGCGCCTATTCTGAATACGTTGGAACAGGTCGTTGCCGCTTATGGTGAAACCCACGGGTATGCCTTGATCCTCGATTCCCGGAACGGTGTCGTCTTCATGACCAAGTCCATAGACATCACCGAAAAAATTGTAACCGAGCTGGATGCCGCGATGGCCAAGCAATAA
- a CDS encoding YicC/YloC family endoribonuclease → MTGYGRAEMEHKGRIWTVEVRCVNNRFLDVKIKLPRDYGTLEEIVRRRVGDFQQRGRVDVSLTVSGDFSDLVSVRVDRNLAATYQRALAVLAEQLGVAPEYDLLRFATLPDVLTREQQQEDVDALAPVVDQVVSQALQRCLEMREQEARHLADDLRERLGSFTAVLQSIEDQVPILVQQRQSALQERLTKLLGTVDLDPARLAQEVAILADKTDVTEELVRLRSHIRKWEQLFASTEPVGRTLDFLIQEFLREVNTIASKINDARIAHQTVALKSELEKMREQVQNIE, encoded by the coding sequence ATGACCGGCTACGGCCGGGCCGAGATGGAGCACAAGGGCCGGATCTGGACCGTCGAGGTGCGCTGTGTCAACAATCGGTTCCTTGATGTCAAGATAAAACTGCCACGCGATTACGGAACATTGGAAGAGATTGTCCGGCGACGGGTCGGAGACTTCCAGCAGCGTGGCCGGGTTGATGTGAGCCTGACGGTCTCCGGAGATTTTTCCGATCTGGTTTCCGTTCGTGTCGACCGCAACCTGGCCGCCACCTACCAGCGTGCCCTCGCAGTTCTCGCCGAGCAGTTGGGCGTTGCTCCTGAATACGACCTGCTGCGCTTTGCCACTCTGCCCGATGTTCTTACCCGTGAGCAGCAGCAGGAAGATGTCGATGCGCTCGCCCCGGTGGTGGACCAGGTGGTCAGCCAAGCCTTGCAGCGTTGTCTCGAGATGCGCGAGCAGGAGGCGAGGCATCTGGCCGACGATTTGAGGGAGCGGCTTGGCTCGTTCACTGCTGTCCTCCAGTCAATCGAAGATCAGGTACCCATACTGGTTCAACAACGGCAGTCGGCGCTTCAGGAGCGATTGACGAAACTGCTCGGCACCGTTGACCTCGACCCGGCTCGACTGGCTCAGGAGGTGGCGATACTGGCCGATAAAACAGACGTGACCGAAGAACTGGTGAGGTTGCGAAGCCATATCCGAAAATGGGAGCAGCTTTTTGCTTCGACTGAGCCGGTGGGTCGGACGCTTGATTTTCTAATACAGGAATTTCTTCGTGAAGTCAATACGATAGCTTCAAAAATCAACGACGCTCGGATCGCTCATCAAACGGTTGCCCTGAAGAGTGAGCTGGAAAAAATGCGGGAACAAGTGCAAAATATCGAGTGA
- a CDS encoding DUF370 domain-containing protein, with translation MQLLNIGYGNTVMVERVIAVINTGSSPARKLKELAKSGQRLIDVTEGRRTRSIIITDSNHVILSSVQPDTLAQRLAALQVAPHLTEARDMRNPEEDKTR, from the coding sequence ATGCAATTGCTCAATATCGGTTACGGCAACACGGTGATGGTGGAGCGGGTGATCGCCGTTATCAACACCGGCTCATCACCGGCGCGTAAACTCAAAGAGTTAGCCAAGAGCGGTCAACGATTGATTGATGTCACCGAAGGACGGCGGACACGATCCATCATTATCACCGATTCCAATCATGTGATTCTCTCCTCGGTTCAGCCTGACACGCTGGCACAACGGCTCGCAGCGCTGCAGGTTGCCCCGCACCTGACGGAGGCAAGAGACATGCGAAATCCCGAAGAGGATAAGACACGATGA
- the gmk gene encoding guanylate kinase: MMIGSLFIVSAPSGTGKTTLLRQVMDKVERLVFSVSHTTRAPRRGEEDGRDYYFVSEERFTSMIKAGAFLEWAQVHDNYYGTAVSPLANRLERGYDVILDIDVQGAAQVRSADKFPCVSVFVAPPDLQELEKRLRGRESDDERTIARRLANARRELERCHEYQYLIVNDRLADAVRMLCGILYAERAKNRRAVDGIVLDERYR, encoded by the coding sequence ATGATGATCGGCAGCCTGTTCATTGTTTCCGCCCCTTCCGGGACCGGCAAAACTACCTTGCTGCGACAAGTGATGGACAAGGTCGAGCGGCTGGTATTCTCCGTCTCCCATACAACCCGAGCACCACGCCGGGGTGAAGAGGACGGGCGCGACTATTACTTTGTCAGCGAAGAGCGTTTTACGTCGATGATCAAGGCCGGCGCATTTCTTGAATGGGCACAGGTGCATGACAATTATTATGGAACGGCCGTGTCGCCGTTGGCGAACCGGTTGGAACGGGGATACGACGTCATCCTGGACATCGATGTCCAGGGGGCCGCTCAGGTCCGGTCCGCCGACAAGTTTCCCTGCGTCTCGGTCTTTGTGGCACCGCCTGACCTGCAGGAATTGGAAAAGCGCCTACGGGGCCGGGAGAGCGACGACGAGCGCACCATAGCCCGACGGCTGGCGAACGCCCGTCGGGAGTTGGAGCGGTGCCATGAGTACCAGTACCTCATTGTCAACGATCGTCTCGCTGACGCGGTCCGCATGTTGTGCGGTATTCTCTACGCGGAGCGCGCCAAGAACCGCAGAGCCGTCGACGGCATTGTTCTGGATGAGCGCTACCGATGA